From Triticum urartu cultivar G1812 chromosome 2, Tu2.1, whole genome shotgun sequence, a single genomic window includes:
- the LOC125539665 gene encoding probable purine permease 11: MGDAGEIHLQIAGTRGEEEAQGVAGNGTSPAPTSVSERVQWWAVVLVNVVLVLAGQSVANLLGRIYYDQGGGSLWIATVVQSCGTPLAIPLLLYFRRRPKATATAVTRPPLLKISAIYAGLGVLLAGDNLMYSYALLYLPLSTYSLVCATQLSFNAVFSYFLNKQRFTALILNSVVLLTFSAALVGVSHGSDGTNSSVPPGKFPLGFALTLTASALFSLILSLMQLTFDKVLRSDTFHDVMEMQFWSNTAAAVVSVAGLFISGEWSALHGEMDGYRQGRVAYGMTLAWTAISWQLTTMGLMGLVAAVSSLFTNVISTVGLPLSPIIAVIFLGDRMDGVKVLAMLVAVWGFLSYIYQHYLDDAKVKKILAERSADDDDQHRTVKLATE, translated from the exons ATGGGCGATGCGGGTGAAATTCATCTTCAGATTGCAG GTACACGAGGCGAAGAAGAAGCTCAAGGCGTAGCTGGCAATGGCACGTCCCCGGCGCCAACGTCGGTGTCGGAGCGCGTACAATGGTGGGCGGTGGTGCTCGTCAACGTCGTGCTCGTGCTCGCCGGGCAGAGCGTGGCGAACCTCCTCGGCAGGATCTACTACGACCAGGGCGGCGGCAGCTTGTGGATCGCCACGGTGGTTCAGTCCTGCGGCACGCCGCTCGCCATCCCGCTGCTCCTCTACTTCCGGCGCCGCCCAAAGGCCACCGCGACCGCGGTGACGCGCCCGCCGCTCCTCAAGATCTCGGCCATCTACGCCGGCCTGGGggtcctcctcgccggcgacaaCCTGATGTACTCCTACGCGCTGCTCTACCTGCCGCTGTCGACCTACTCGCTCGTCTGCGCGACGCAGCTCTCCTTCAACGCCGTCTTCTCCTACTTCCTCAACAAGCAGAGGTTCACCGCGCTCATCCTCAACTCCGTCGTGCTTCTCACCTTCTCCGCGGCGCTGGTCGGCGTCAGCCACGGCTCGGACGGGACCAACAGCAGCGTCCCGCCGGGGAAGTTCCCGCTGGGGTTCGCGCTGACGCTGACGGCGTCGGCGCTCTTCTCCCTCATCCTGTCCCTGATGCAGCTGACATTCGACAAGGTGCTCAGGAGCGACACCTTCCACGACGTGATGGAGATGCAGTTCTGGAGCAACACCGCCGCGGCCGTGGTGTCGGTGGCCGGGCTGTTCATCTCCGGGGAGTGGAGCGCCCTGCACGGCGAGATGGACGGGTACAGGCAGGGCAGGGTAGCCTACGGGATGACGCTGGCCTGGACGGCCATATCGTGGCAGCTGACCACCATGGGCCTGATGGGGCTCGTCGCGGCCGTGTCGTCGCTCTTCACCAACGTGATCAGCACCGTGGGGCTGCCGCTGTCGCCCATCATCGCCGTCATCTTCCTCGGCGACCGGATGGACGGGGTGAAGGTGCTGGCCATGCTCGTTGCCGTCTGGGGCTTCTTGTCCTACATCTACCAGCACTACCTTGATGATGCCAAGGTCAAGAAGATACTAGCTGAGAGATCAGCCGACGACGATGACCAACACCGGACTGTAAAACTCGCTACAGAGTGA